A portion of the Chondrinema litorale genome contains these proteins:
- a CDS encoding prolipoprotein diacylglyceryl transferase family protein — translation MLDFISFVWSTDPGILELGSFFTLHWSVLVVGLGLFLAFELFYRTLSKESFPKKKSELLFGAGLLISLIGAKICATIFKGSSNIDNLTEIEFSLSGGILFLLAFCIFLTKKSPRTQLLNLLDTAVFSLLLFLTFQQASLFLEPGNWGKQTESKFGVVFTNEAESILAGVFDKIDTVQIKKIENIADVGQVPVSINIDFIDELKDQQEAETFLNKDFKKSIVFYEVFNQHVRVDSVKPLEFSINKVENQKLQAEVKAIGILRHPTMLYKALFILIVFTALIYYRNKLPKGMAAGLGILLLLLGLTTLNFLFANKFSWDVVSENSLSLILFSASAFYLVKLPELSVSKSS, via the coding sequence ATGTTAGATTTTATTTCTTTTGTTTGGTCGACAGATCCTGGAATACTTGAGCTAGGTAGTTTTTTTACTTTGCATTGGTCTGTTTTGGTAGTTGGTTTGGGATTGTTCTTAGCATTTGAGCTATTTTACAGAACTTTATCTAAGGAGAGCTTTCCTAAGAAAAAATCTGAACTTCTTTTTGGAGCAGGGCTTTTAATAAGTCTTATTGGAGCAAAAATATGTGCTACTATTTTTAAAGGTAGTAGTAATATAGATAACTTAACAGAAATTGAGTTTTCTCTATCTGGTGGAATTTTATTTCTACTTGCTTTTTGTATTTTTCTTACAAAAAAATCTCCTAGAACTCAATTATTAAATTTACTGGATACAGCTGTTTTCTCATTACTTCTTTTTTTAACTTTTCAGCAGGCAAGTTTATTTCTAGAACCAGGTAATTGGGGAAAACAAACCGAAAGCAAATTTGGAGTGGTTTTTACTAATGAAGCTGAGAGTATCTTAGCAGGTGTCTTTGATAAAATAGATACAGTTCAAATAAAAAAAATAGAAAATATAGCTGATGTAGGGCAAGTTCCTGTAAGTATAAATATCGATTTTATTGATGAACTTAAAGATCAACAAGAAGCTGAAACCTTTTTAAATAAAGATTTTAAGAAGAGCATTGTATTTTATGAAGTCTTTAACCAACATGTGCGAGTTGATTCTGTTAAACCTCTTGAGTTTTCGATTAATAAAGTAGAAAATCAAAAATTACAGGCAGAAGTTAAAGCAATTGGTATTTTAAGGCATCCAACAATGCTTTATAAAGCTCTATTTATATTAATAGTTTTTACTGCTTTAATTTATTACAGAAATAAATTACCCAAAGGAATGGCAGCAGGTTTAGGTATATTGTTATTACTATTAGGGTTAACTACACTAAATTTTTTATTTGCTAATAAGTTTTCTTGGGATGTAGTATCAGAAAATAGCCTTTCGCTAATTTTATTTTCAGCTAGTGCTTTTTATCTAGTCAAATTGCCTGAGCTTTCAGTTTCTAAATCTTCTTAG
- a CDS encoding FKBP-type peptidyl-prolyl cis-trans isomerase: MHIKTLKTICIISLLGLFNQQLFAQSKKELKAQLASTQDSLKVLQDSLSREATDFNIAMHQISYALAMNIAMNIKQQGFLDSLHVPSFQQAFLDVRHDQAKMDPMEAGALIKTFINEVNTKRTAALRADGEEFLAENKKKENVVTLESGLQYEVLTEGTGEKPATDDRVKVHYKGMLTDGTVFDSSYDRGEPIVLSVQGVIAGWTEALQLMPTGSKWKLFIPYDLAYGDRGAGSDIPPYATLIFDVELLEIVE; the protein is encoded by the coding sequence ATGCATATAAAAACATTAAAGACAATTTGCATCATTTCGCTGTTAGGATTATTTAATCAACAGTTATTTGCACAATCAAAAAAAGAACTTAAAGCACAACTGGCTAGCACACAAGATTCTCTCAAAGTATTACAAGATAGTCTCTCTCGAGAAGCTACCGATTTTAATATTGCAATGCATCAGATTAGTTATGCATTAGCAATGAATATTGCTATGAATATTAAACAACAAGGCTTTCTTGATTCTTTGCACGTACCGTCTTTCCAACAAGCTTTTTTAGATGTTAGACACGATCAAGCTAAAATGGATCCTATGGAAGCGGGTGCTCTTATAAAGACTTTTATTAATGAAGTAAATACAAAAAGAACTGCTGCTTTACGTGCTGATGGTGAAGAGTTTTTAGCTGAAAATAAAAAGAAAGAAAATGTAGTAACACTAGAAAGTGGACTACAATACGAAGTATTAACAGAAGGAACTGGTGAAAAACCTGCAACAGACGACAGAGTAAAAGTACATTATAAAGGTATGCTTACAGATGGAACTGTATTCGACAGCTCTTATGATAGAGGAGAGCCAATTGTATTATCGGTACAAGGCGTAATTGCAGGATGGACAGAGGCTTTACAATTGATGCCTACTGGCTCTAAATGGAAATTATTTATTCCTTATGACTTAGCTTATGGAGATAGAGGTGCCGGAAGCGACATACCACCTTATGCTACTCTTATTTTTGATGTTGAACTACTTGAGATCGTAGAATAA
- a CDS encoding sensor histidine kinase, with translation MKQYLNIINNWGVNKNQSEALNKRIFLANQLAIILIIPFLFFLLSTLVFGLVSHFVFLSFSILAYLSVPLLNRKGYINASRVLLCIGPTIFITTASILAKLNTDEANVMVALAPRAFILCMAVLPHVIFNYENGKLMWSSFIINSVCVLFYDELHFIFGIQISHLEYDAWKYEWFRATISIAFITITLFLFVLQDINEKFQRRIEEQKKELLDLNRLKGKLLSIVSHDLRSPLGSLQGMLDLLSIGSLSPEQMNKITTDLSEKIANTVDTMDNLLRWSMSQMNGLQVNFSLVNLNEIVNQTSRFLEAAINKKDIMIINDVDTSIKVVADNEMIKIIIRNIISNAIKFSPTHSRITIYTEQIENEEVLVHIKDEGIGMDQQEIEDLFNPHSHFSKPGTQNEKGSGLGLMLCKELVEKQGGVLLVKSKKGEGSIFSFTFKNVSANNMTENKKLVTA, from the coding sequence ATGAAACAATATTTGAATATTATTAATAACTGGGGCGTAAATAAAAACCAAAGTGAGGCTTTAAATAAAAGAATATTTCTTGCTAATCAATTGGCTATTATTCTTATAATACCTTTTTTGTTTTTTTTACTTTCAACACTGGTTTTTGGTTTAGTAAGCCATTTTGTTTTTTTAAGCTTTTCGATACTTGCTTATCTATCAGTTCCATTACTCAATAGAAAAGGGTATATCAATGCTTCAAGAGTTCTATTATGTATAGGACCCACTATTTTTATTACTACTGCTTCAATTTTAGCTAAGCTTAATACTGATGAAGCAAATGTGATGGTAGCTCTTGCACCAAGAGCTTTTATTTTATGTATGGCTGTGCTTCCTCATGTAATTTTCAATTATGAAAATGGGAAATTAATGTGGAGTTCATTTATCATAAATAGTGTTTGTGTGCTTTTTTACGATGAGTTACATTTCATTTTTGGTATTCAAATAAGCCATTTGGAATATGATGCATGGAAGTATGAATGGTTTAGAGCAACAATATCGATTGCTTTTATTACTATCACGCTTTTCTTATTTGTATTACAAGATATAAATGAGAAGTTCCAAAGAAGAATTGAGGAACAGAAAAAGGAGCTTTTAGATTTAAATAGACTCAAAGGGAAATTATTAAGTATTGTTTCTCATGATTTAAGAAGTCCGTTAGGTTCTTTACAAGGAATGCTTGACCTTTTGAGCATAGGTAGTCTTTCTCCAGAGCAAATGAATAAGATTACTACAGACCTGAGTGAAAAGATTGCTAACACCGTAGATACAATGGATAATTTGTTGAGATGGTCCATGTCTCAAATGAATGGATTGCAAGTAAACTTTTCATTAGTAAATCTCAATGAAATTGTAAATCAGACTTCTCGCTTTTTAGAAGCAGCAATCAATAAGAAAGATATTATGATTATCAACGATGTTGATACTTCTATTAAAGTGGTTGCTGATAATGAAATGATTAAAATTATTATTAGAAATATAATTTCAAACGCGATAAAATTCTCTCCAACTCATTCAAGAATTACCATATACACGGAGCAGATTGAGAATGAGGAAGTTCTTGTGCACATTAAGGATGAAGGAATTGGCATGGATCAGCAAGAAATTGAAGATTTATTCAATCCACATAGCCATTTTTCTAAACCAGGAACACAAAATGAAAAGGGTTCAGGTTTAGGCTTAATGTTATGTAAAGAGTTAGTTGAGAAGCAAGGAGGAGTTCTACTTGTGAAAAGCAAAAAAGGTGAAGGAAGTATATTTTCCTTCACCTTTAAGAATGTAAGTGCAAACAATATGACAGAAAACAAGAAGTTGGTTACTGCTTAA
- the nuoK gene encoding NADH-quinone oxidoreductase subunit NuoK, protein MFSPVVFLAVSLILFSCGVTVVLIKKNAIIILIGIELMLNAANLNLVGFNQLYPKTQHGQVFTLFVIVVAAAEAAVALAIILKVYQFYQTAEPDEIHELGDK, encoded by the coding sequence ATGTTTTCACCTGTAGTTTTTCTGGCGGTAAGCCTGATTTTATTTTCGTGTGGAGTAACTGTCGTACTAATTAAAAAAAATGCCATCATTATATTAATTGGTATCGAGCTTATGTTGAATGCAGCAAATTTAAATCTGGTTGGATTTAACCAATTGTACCCCAAAACTCAACACGGACAGGTTTTTACCTTATTTGTAATAGTAGTTGCCGCAGCAGAAGCAGCAGTTGCTCTAGCAATTATTTTAAAGGTTTATCAATTTTATCAAACCGCCGAACCAGATGAAATTCACGAACTAGGAGATAAATAG
- a CDS encoding ATP-dependent DNA ligase, translating to MRRFATLFSEIDQTNKTNKKISLLREYFLNAPDKDKLWVLALFTHKRPKRLLKTSLLRNWVTEIANIPDWLFSESYTIVGDLAETISLVLPQPKHKSNKTLTEWVNFLKSLGNLDESRQKQEVTQALDELDSQERFILIKLLSGGFRIGVSQNLIVRAVSEATGVDKAVIAHRIMGNWHPDEITFNELIIEESPDQDISRPYPFCLAHPISDKVEDLGDVNEWFAEWKWDGIRGQIIVRKNQLFIWSRGEELVTDKFPEFETFNIDIPDGTVLDGEILSYENGVPLSFGELQTRIGRKNITKSILKKTPVAFMAYDILEWESQDLRNISFEERRRILEELNNEIKHQSFVISPLVKFKSWKELAEIRNLSREHFAEGLMLKRKPSVYHVGRKRGDWWKWKIDPLSVDGVLIYAQKGHGRRAGLYTDYTFGVWHENELIVFAKAYSGLTDAEIKQVDAFIRRNIQERFGPVRTVTPQLVFEIGFEGIRQSNRHKSGVALRFPRILRWRKDKTIEQADTLASLNDLVDKYTTP from the coding sequence ATGAGGAGGTTTGCAACACTATTTTCTGAGATAGATCAGACTAATAAAACCAATAAAAAAATTAGTCTTTTGAGGGAGTATTTTTTGAATGCACCTGATAAAGATAAGCTTTGGGTTTTAGCTCTTTTTACACACAAAAGACCTAAAAGACTGTTAAAAACATCACTTTTAAGAAATTGGGTTACTGAAATTGCGAATATTCCAGATTGGCTTTTTAGTGAGTCATATACAATTGTAGGCGATTTAGCAGAAACAATTTCACTAGTATTACCTCAGCCTAAACATAAATCAAATAAGACACTCACAGAATGGGTGAATTTCTTAAAAAGCTTAGGGAATTTAGACGAATCAAGACAAAAACAGGAAGTAACTCAGGCTTTAGATGAGTTAGATTCACAAGAAAGGTTTATATTAATTAAGTTACTCTCTGGTGGATTTAGAATAGGAGTGTCTCAAAATTTAATTGTAAGAGCTGTTTCAGAAGCTACAGGAGTTGATAAAGCTGTTATTGCACATAGAATTATGGGTAATTGGCATCCTGATGAGATTACTTTTAATGAATTAATTATAGAGGAAAGTCCTGATCAAGATATTTCAAGGCCGTATCCATTTTGTTTAGCTCACCCTATTTCGGACAAAGTGGAAGACTTAGGTGATGTAAATGAATGGTTTGCAGAGTGGAAATGGGATGGCATTCGTGGGCAGATAATTGTTCGAAAGAATCAACTTTTTATTTGGTCTAGGGGAGAAGAGTTGGTTACAGATAAATTTCCTGAGTTCGAAACTTTTAATATAGATATTCCCGATGGGACAGTGTTAGATGGAGAAATATTATCTTACGAAAATGGAGTTCCTCTGTCCTTTGGTGAATTGCAAACTAGAATTGGTAGAAAAAATATTACCAAAAGCATATTGAAAAAGACTCCAGTTGCATTTATGGCATACGATATTCTTGAGTGGGAAAGCCAAGATTTAAGAAATATCTCATTCGAAGAAAGGAGACGAATTTTAGAAGAACTTAATAATGAAATAAAACATCAGTCATTTGTGATTTCTCCTTTAGTGAAGTTTAAAAGCTGGAAAGAGCTAGCTGAAATCCGAAATTTATCCAGAGAGCATTTTGCAGAAGGGCTGATGTTAAAGAGAAAGCCTTCTGTTTATCATGTTGGTAGAAAAAGAGGCGATTGGTGGAAATGGAAAATTGATCCCCTTTCTGTAGATGGTGTACTTATTTATGCACAAAAAGGTCATGGAAGAAGAGCTGGTTTATATACCGATTATACTTTTGGTGTCTGGCACGAAAACGAATTAATTGTTTTTGCCAAAGCATATTCAGGATTAACAGATGCAGAAATAAAACAAGTAGATGCATTTATCAGAAGAAATATACAAGAAAGGTTTGGGCCTGTAAGAACAGTAACTCCTCAGTTAGTATTCGAAATAGGTTTTGAAGGTATCAGGCAATCAAATAGACACAAATCTGGTGTTGCATTAAGGTTCCCTAGAATATTAAGATGGCGAAAAGATAAAACCATCGAACAAGCTGATACACTGGCTTCATTGAATGATTTGGTAGATAAATATACTACTCCATAA
- a CDS encoding sugar phosphate isomerase/epimerase family protein: MKSKINRKEFLQYSGKAIAAGYLSSWMLSSCAAPVGNAENAGRMKKSLKFGMIEEDLSVLDKFKLLKDLGFDGVELDSPNELSEKEILDARDKTGLEIPGVVNSVHWKAPLSDPDPSVRKKCVDSMETALQDCKKYGGTTVLLVPGVVGENVSYDEAYARSQEEIKKILPIAEETGVKIAIENVWNNFLLSPLEAARYIDEFESDMIGWYFDVGNIVRYGWPEQWIRILGKRIIKVDIKEYSRKLANEEGVWEGFKAELLEGDCNWQNVMTALNEVGYAGWGSAEIPGGDRKRLEKISQLMDEIYSYYPSPV, encoded by the coding sequence ATGAAATCTAAAATTAATCGAAAGGAGTTTCTGCAATATTCAGGCAAAGCTATTGCCGCTGGCTATCTTTCTTCTTGGATGTTATCTTCTTGTGCTGCTCCTGTTGGAAATGCTGAGAATGCTGGCAGAATGAAGAAGAGTTTAAAATTCGGGATGATAGAAGAAGATTTATCTGTTCTAGATAAATTTAAATTACTTAAAGATTTAGGATTTGATGGAGTAGAATTAGATAGTCCAAATGAATTATCAGAAAAAGAAATTTTAGATGCAAGAGATAAAACTGGTTTAGAAATTCCGGGTGTTGTAAACTCAGTACACTGGAAAGCTCCTCTATCAGACCCAGATCCTTCGGTAAGAAAGAAATGTGTAGATTCCATGGAAACCGCTTTACAAGACTGTAAAAAATATGGAGGTACTACAGTTTTATTAGTACCAGGTGTAGTGGGTGAAAATGTTTCTTATGATGAAGCTTATGCACGTTCGCAAGAAGAGATTAAAAAAATATTACCAATTGCAGAAGAAACAGGTGTTAAAATAGCAATCGAAAATGTATGGAATAACTTTTTACTAAGTCCATTAGAAGCTGCCAGATATATAGATGAGTTTGAGAGTGATATGATAGGCTGGTATTTTGATGTAGGAAATATTGTGAGATATGGTTGGCCAGAGCAGTGGATCAGAATTTTAGGTAAAAGAATTATTAAAGTAGATATTAAAGAATACAGCAGAAAGCTCGCTAACGAAGAAGGTGTTTGGGAAGGCTTTAAAGCTGAATTGCTAGAAGGCGATTGCAACTGGCAAAATGTAATGACTGCTTTAAACGAAGTTGGTTATGCTGGTTGGGGTTCTGCAGAAATACCAGGAGGAGACAGAAAAAGATTAGAAAAAATCTCTCAGCTTATGGATGAAATTTATTCTTACTATCCATCTCCTGTATAA
- a CDS encoding Gfo/Idh/MocA family protein, which translates to MERRTFVKKSSMASLAFSALPLINLHSKAKKYKTALIGSGWWGMNILRFAMASGSSKVIALCDVDNKQLSAAISEVNKLSSDKPKTYKDYRELLQKEKPEIVIVATPDHWHPLIAIAAVNAGAHVYVEKPVGHTIREGIAMVKAARDTGKVMQVGLHRHVSPHNMSGIEFLKSGKAGKIGMVSSFVHYGYHDSKPVPDAEVPEGLDWNMWCGPAPLVPYNPSMHPKGFRQFLNYANGQAGDWGVHWFDQILWWTEENYPKSVHSTGGRAVRNDNTDAPDHQIITYEFESFTATWEHRLFSANPSEKHNIGIYFYGTEGIFHMGWLDGWTFYPSNKNKEIIHQDHQLHEPDSQNIPELWADFMQSIENNKTPAADIQQGHYATNMSLLGMLSYKLGRSISWDGKKEIIHNDEEANKLLSRAYRDPWQYPV; encoded by the coding sequence ATGGAAAGAAGAACATTCGTAAAAAAGTCATCAATGGCCAGTTTGGCTTTTTCTGCACTCCCACTTATTAACCTCCATTCAAAAGCAAAAAAATATAAAACAGCCCTTATTGGCAGCGGCTGGTGGGGAATGAATATTCTTAGATTTGCTATGGCTTCTGGTAGTTCTAAAGTTATTGCTCTCTGTGATGTTGATAATAAGCAATTGAGCGCTGCTATTTCCGAAGTGAATAAGCTCTCTAGTGATAAGCCAAAAACCTACAAAGATTACAGAGAATTATTGCAAAAAGAAAAACCAGAGATTGTAATTGTTGCTACACCAGATCATTGGCACCCCCTTATTGCTATTGCTGCTGTAAATGCAGGTGCTCATGTATATGTAGAAAAACCTGTTGGCCATACTATTAGAGAAGGTATCGCAATGGTAAAAGCAGCCAGAGACACTGGTAAAGTAATGCAAGTAGGTTTACATAGGCACGTTTCACCACACAATATGTCTGGTATTGAATTTTTAAAATCTGGTAAAGCCGGAAAAATAGGTATGGTAAGCTCTTTTGTACATTATGGTTATCATGATAGTAAGCCAGTACCCGATGCAGAAGTACCAGAAGGCTTAGATTGGAATATGTGGTGTGGTCCAGCTCCATTGGTACCTTATAACCCTTCTATGCACCCTAAAGGATTCAGGCAATTCTTAAACTATGCTAATGGACAAGCTGGTGATTGGGGCGTTCACTGGTTCGATCAAATTTTGTGGTGGACGGAAGAAAACTATCCTAAATCTGTTCACTCTACTGGTGGTAGAGCTGTAAGAAATGATAATACAGATGCACCCGACCATCAGATAATTACTTATGAGTTTGAATCTTTTACTGCAACTTGGGAACACAGGTTGTTTTCTGCCAATCCTTCTGAAAAGCATAATATTGGTATATATTTTTATGGGACTGAAGGTATTTTCCACATGGGTTGGCTAGATGGTTGGACATTCTATCCATCAAATAAAAATAAAGAAATCATCCATCAAGATCATCAACTACATGAACCAGACTCTCAGAATATTCCAGAACTTTGGGCAGATTTTATGCAATCTATCGAGAATAATAAAACCCCTGCTGCAGATATACAACAGGGGCATTATGCTACTAATATGAGTCTTTTGGGTATGCTCTCTTATAAACTAGGTCGAAGCATTAGCTGGGATGGAAAAAAAGAAATTATCCACAATGATGAAGAAGCTAACAAACTTTTAAGTAGAGCTTATAGAGACCCTTGGCAATACCCAGTTTAA
- a CDS encoding GAF domain-containing protein: MKLEQFNSIKSKIILGFLILLVLFSASAIFNTIVISRSESVIKDLYDQKDPSLNVLNEFKFLVTRSRELTTNWVYLIKDEDDKRELKTINREVYPELKVRLERLSTNWDSASKDSLDFALQKYEAIQEKQKEIMVSLAEFESYDDPLIMFEAEDKLEFHVLPMCNALVADLDKIIEQKNQEKEIARDNLMANNSYIMISIIISGLVILIVSIFTSLLTASRVTSPVRKIQEIIELVSKGELSHNIQSSSKDEIGKMTDAVNKLVTGLRETSRFAQDIGTGNYSSEFTLLGENDELGNALLSMRENLKKVADADRHRNWANEGYAKFGEILRSTTDSFEVLGPNLIAEMVSYLNANQGGIFIVNDSNLDNKHLELIGCYAWEKRKYMKKKILWGEGLAGQVWREGDTVFITDVPDDYIKITSGLGKANPKSILIVPLKFNQEIHGVMEIASFNVFKDYEIEFVERLSESIASTISSILVNRKTRSLLEESQMQSEELRMKDEEMRQNMEEMQATQEQIQRKEQEFLEKIASLETALDESQSNIKQ; the protein is encoded by the coding sequence ATGAAATTAGAGCAGTTTAACAGCATCAAAAGCAAAATAATTTTAGGATTCCTAATCTTATTAGTATTGTTTTCTGCAAGTGCAATTTTCAATACTATAGTTATTTCCCGCTCAGAATCTGTTATTAAAGATCTTTATGACCAGAAAGACCCTTCATTAAATGTACTCAATGAGTTTAAGTTTTTAGTTACAAGATCAAGAGAACTTACTACAAACTGGGTTTATTTAATTAAAGATGAAGATGACAAAAGAGAATTAAAGACGATCAACAGAGAGGTTTACCCTGAGCTAAAAGTTAGATTAGAAAGGTTATCTACTAATTGGGATAGCGCTTCTAAAGATTCTTTAGATTTTGCCCTTCAGAAATATGAAGCTATTCAGGAAAAACAAAAAGAAATTATGGTTTCTTTAGCGGAGTTTGAATCTTATGATGACCCACTCATCATGTTCGAAGCTGAGGACAAACTAGAATTTCATGTATTGCCGATGTGTAATGCACTTGTTGCAGATTTAGATAAGATTATCGAGCAAAAAAATCAGGAGAAAGAAATAGCTAGAGATAACCTAATGGCTAATAATAGCTATATAATGATAAGTATCATTATCAGTGGTTTGGTGATTTTAATAGTTTCGATATTTACTTCATTATTAACTGCTAGCCGTGTTACTTCACCTGTTAGAAAAATTCAAGAAATTATAGAATTAGTTAGTAAAGGTGAATTGAGTCACAATATTCAAAGTAGCTCAAAAGACGAGATCGGTAAAATGACTGATGCCGTAAATAAACTGGTAACTGGCTTAAGAGAAACTTCTAGATTTGCTCAAGATATTGGTACAGGAAATTATTCATCTGAATTTACCCTTTTAGGTGAAAATGATGAATTAGGAAATGCCTTACTTTCGATGAGAGAAAACCTTAAAAAAGTAGCAGATGCTGATAGACATAGAAACTGGGCAAACGAAGGTTACGCTAAATTTGGAGAGATACTAAGAAGCACTACAGATTCTTTTGAAGTATTAGGACCAAATCTTATTGCCGAAATGGTAAGCTACCTAAATGCTAATCAGGGAGGAATATTCATTGTTAACGACTCAAATCTTGACAATAAACACTTAGAATTAATTGGCTGCTATGCTTGGGAAAAGAGAAAATACATGAAGAAAAAGATTCTTTGGGGTGAAGGCTTAGCAGGGCAAGTTTGGAGAGAAGGAGACACTGTATTTATCACAGATGTTCCTGATGATTACATAAAAATCACTTCCGGATTAGGTAAAGCAAATCCAAAGTCAATACTTATAGTACCATTGAAGTTTAATCAAGAGATACATGGTGTAATGGAAATTGCTTCATTCAATGTATTTAAAGATTATGAAATTGAATTTGTAGAGCGACTTTCTGAAAGTATTGCTTCAACCATCTCAAGTATACTTGTAAACAGAAAGACACGCTCATTGCTAGAAGAGTCTCAAATGCAATCAGAAGAGTTAAGGATGAAAGATGAAGAAATGAGACAAAATATGGAAGAAATGCAGGCAACACAAGAGCAAATTCAAAGAAAAGAACAAGAATTCTTAGAAAAAATAGCGTCTTTAGAGACTGCATTAGATGAATCGCAAAGTAATATTAAGCAGTAA